Proteins from a genomic interval of Oceanispirochaeta crateris:
- the cdd gene encoding cytidine deaminase, protein MDLQFLMKKAKSVAENSYSPYSHFRVGAALLSKDGDIFCGTNVENRSFGLTICAERSAISMALSQGVHEFVAIAVYCPDADYAVSPCGACRQVLSEFVAKDFTILFQGAKGDAVSRRMEELLPDDSLDELKEK, encoded by the coding sequence ATGGATCTTCAATTCTTAATGAAAAAAGCAAAATCAGTAGCAGAGAACTCCTACTCCCCCTACTCTCATTTCAGGGTAGGGGCCGCACTGCTCAGCAAAGATGGAGATATTTTCTGTGGAACAAATGTTGAAAACAGATCCTTCGGTCTGACGATCTGTGCCGAGAGGAGCGCCATTTCCATGGCTCTCTCACAGGGCGTCCATGAATTTGTAGCCATTGCGGTATATTGCCCGGATGCGGATTACGCGGTGTCACCCTGCGGTGCCTGTAGGCAGGTTCTCAGTGAATTTGTAGCCAAAGACTTCACTATTTTGTTTCAAGGAGCAAAAGGAGATGCAGTTTCACGCCGGATGGAAGAGCTATTACCAGATGATTCACTGGATGAATTAAAAGAAAAATAA